A segment of the Neochlamydia sp. S13 genome:
ATCCAATCTGCAAAGGCTTTACTTAAATCAAAACCAGCTCACCAGCCTTCCTGGAGAAATCGGGCAGCTGCCTCAGCTGCAAACGCTTGAACTAAATCAAAACCAGCTCACCATTCTGCCTGCAGGAATCGGGCGGCTGTCTTGGCTGGAAACGCTTGAACTAAATCAAAACCAGCTTGCTAGCCTGCCTGTAGAAATTGGGCAACTGTCTCAACTACGAGTGCTTTACTTAAATCAAAACCAGCTCACCAGTCTGCCTGCAGAAATTGGGCAACTGTCTCAACTACGAGTGCTTTACTTAAATCAAAACCAGATCACCAGTCTGCCTGCAGAAATCGGGCAACTGCCTCAGTTGGCACGGCTTTACTTAAATCAAAACCAGCTTGCCAGCCTGCCTGCAGAAATAGGGCAGCTGTCTGAGCTGCAATCGCTTGAATTAAATCAAAACCAGCTCACCGCTCTGCCTGCAGAAATAGGGCGGCTGCCTCAGCTGCAAGGGCTTAATTTAAATCAAAACCAGCTCACCGCTCTGCCCGTAGAAATAACGCGGCTGTCTCAGCTGCAATGGCTTTACTTAAATCAAAACCAGCTCACCAGTCTGCCTGCAGAAATAGGTCAATTGTCTCAGCTGCAATGGCTTTACTTAAATCAAAACCAACTCACCAGTCTGCCTACAGAAATCGGGCAGCTTTCTCAGCTTATCAAGCTTGAACTAGCAGAAAATCCTTTGAAAGATATCGCTGAAAAAATAAGGCAGCGTTTCTATTTGTAGAAGGGCCGTAAGTACTTTTTAAATCGGCGTGGGCTACAATGAAATAAAAAACTTTTAGCCATCTTATCTTTAAAGAAGCAATCCGCTTTTCTTCCGGCAACTAAGCAAGCTTAAACTTATCTACACATTTATAACGAAAAGAAGTTCCTCTCTTTTTCTGCAGATTGCTAGGCTGTGAGAACAACCTTTCTTGATAGGAAGAAACTGGCGTATTGTATTTCATCATTCAGTAGAAGAATTAAAACAAGGTACCAAAAAGAGCCGTTTTTCTCAAATAAGGCAAAGAATCAATCTCATTCTTTTAGCTAAACCAAAATTGCCGCGTCACTTAATCGCTAACACTTGTGTCTGCTCCTAAATGCTTGGAAGGTCTACCCCTTTTCCTTGGAATCTATCTGAAAAGAAAGCGCTATTAGATCATCTGTGAGTGGTTTTTCCTTGTTAAAGATACAAATTCGTTTGACTTGCTTTTTTTAATTTTTATATTCTGTCTTTAAGAAATAAAAATGATAAAAGGTTATCCCTACCGAAGGAAATAAAATGCATCCTATCTCTCCGGCATCTATTGAAAGCTTGCCTAATGAATTGCTGCTCCCTATCTTAGAGGCTTGCGCAGTTCCTTCCTTATTTGGCGTCTGTAAAAGATGGCATCATCTGCTAGCTTCTGAAGTGATGCCTTCTCTTTATAAGCAAATAGGTAAAGTGCATGTTCCTCAAGGAAATGTTAAGGAGCAGGCTCTTATTGTAGATAGGATTTATAAGCTAAAAGAAAAGCTTTCTGAGGCAGCAAAGGTAAATGCAATCTTTAGGCGAATCTTTACTTTAGCCAAGTCTTTTTCAGCTTTAGAATTTAAAGTGCAAATAGAAGAAAAGAGGTATCTTACCCTGGCTAATTACTCTTCTTATCTCTTTAATAATAATCGCCTTTTACTTTGGAAAGAGCTTCCTGGTGGGGAAGAATACTTGAGCCGAGAAGAAATTAAGCACGTGTTTCTAGAAAAAAAAGGAGAGCTTCTTAGAGAGTGGATTGAAGAAAATTGTAAAAATGCCACGGATCTATATTTATCTGGAATAGGCTTGACTTATCTACCCCCAGAAATATGCCAGCTATCTCAGCTGCAAGCGCTTGATTTAAGCCAAAACCAACTCACCGCTCTGCCTGAAGAAATCGGGCAGCTGTCTAATCTGCAACAGCTTTACTTAAGAGGTAACCAGCTAACCGCTCTGCCTGCAGAAATCGGGCAGCTGCCTCAGCTGCGAGGGCTTTACTTAAGTCAAAACCAGCTTACCAGCCTGCCTGTAGAAATCGGGCAATTGCCTCAGCTGCAAACGCTTGACTTAAGAAAAAACCAGCTCACCAGTCTGCCTGTAGAAATAGGTCAATTGTTTCGATTACAAGGACTTTACTTAAATCAAAACCAGCTCACTAGCCTGCCCGCAGAAATCGGACGGCTGCCTGATCTGCAAACTCTTGAATTAGCGGAAAATCTTTTGAAAGATATCGACGAAAAAATAAGGCAGCGTTTTCGATTGTAAAATTATTGTAAGTGCTTTTTAAATTGGGGTAGGCTAAAATGGAATAAAAAACTTTTAGCCATCTTATCTTTAAACAAGTAACCCGCTTTTCTTCCAGCAACTAAGCAAGCTTAAACTGACTTACACATTTATAATGGCGAGAAGGTTCTCTTTTTTTCTGCAGAGTGTTATAGTGGGAAGAACAACCTTCCTTGACAGAAAGAAGCTAGGCGTATTGTATTCCATCATGCGGTAGAAAAATTAAAAGAAGGCACCAAAAAGAGTTGTTTTCCTCAAATAAGGCAAAGAATCAATCTCATTCTTTTAGTCAAACCAAAATTGCCGCGTCACTTAATCGCCAAAACCTGTGGCTGCTCCTGAATGCTTGGAAGGCCCTCCCTTTCCTTAATCT
Coding sequences within it:
- a CDS encoding leucine-rich repeat domain-containing protein, whose translation is MHPISPASIESLPNELLLPILEACAVPSLFGVCKRWHHLLASEVMPSLYKQIGKVHVPQGNVKEQALIVDRIYKLKEKLSEAAKVNAIFRRIFTLAKSFSALEFKVQIEEKRYLTLANYSSYLFNNNRLLLWKELPGGEEYLSREEIKHVFLEKKGELLREWIEENCKNATDLYLSGIGLTYLPPEICQLSQLQALDLSQNQLTALPEEIGQLSNLQQLYLRGNQLTALPAEIGQLPQLRGLYLSQNQLTSLPVEIGQLPQLQTLDLRKNQLTSLPVEIGQLFRLQGLYLNQNQLTSLPAEIGRLPDLQTLELAENLLKDIDEKIRQRFRL